CGGATTGGAAAAAGTGAGCTGATCAAACAGGTATTAAAAGAAACCGATTGTAAAAGTATTTATTATGAATGCAAGCAGACTACAGAACAGAATAATACAGAAAGTTTGGCGGAGTTGATCGGGGAGACATTTGATTACCCCAAGCCTACATTTGAAAACATGGAGGCTTTGTTACGATTTTTATTCCAAAAATCAGAAAAAGAACCGTTGATTCTCGTTTTAGATGAGTATCCATATTTGCGGGAAAATACAAAGGGACTTGACAGCGTTTTGCAATCTGTTATTGATCATTACAAAGACACTTCTCATATGAAGCTGATCGTCTGTGGTTCCTATGTGGATACGATGAAGGCGCTTCTGGAAAAACAGAATCCGCTGTATGGAAGAATTGATCTTACGCTGAATCTGAAACCGATGGACTATTTTGAATCCGCATTGTTCTACCCTGCATTTTCAGAAGAAGATAAAGTAAGACTGTTCAGCGTGTTCGGCGGCATTCCTTATTATAATCGCTTGATCGATGCCAAGAAAAGTGTGCGGGAAAATATCATAGACCTGATCGCGTCGCCTGGGGCGCGTCTGGAAAATGAGGTATCTATGTATCTGAATGCAGAGATTTCCAAAATTACAAATGCAAATGAAGTTTTTGAAGCCCTCGCAAAAGGATTTTCCAGATATAAGGACATTCTGGATCAGTCCAATGTCTCCAGCGGGCCTGCATTGATTGATGTTCTTGATAAGCTGATGCGCATGGATGTTGTTGCAAAAGAGGCGCCCATTAACGATGAAAACAATAAGAAAAAATCAGGATATTTTATTTCAGACAATCTGTCCCTGTTTTATTACAAGTATATTTTCAGAAATATGTCGAGAATGAATATTATGGACGCAGACGTTTTTTATGACAGATATATCGCAGATGATTTTGAAACAAAGCATGTTCCGAGAATATTCGAACGGATTTGTAAGCAATATCTGATCAGAAGAAACCGAAAAGGCTTGATGGACGAGATTTTTGAAAAAATCGGAAAATACTATTACGATGATCCGGTTGAGAAAAAGAATGGAGAATTTGATATTGTAACACAGGATGACAAAGGATACATTTTTTATGAAGCAAAATTCAGAAAAGAGCCTGTAACAGAGAGCAGTGTGCAAAATGAAATTCGTCAGGTAAAGCAAACTGGTCTGGAATGCTATAGATACGGCTTTTTTTCAAGGGCAGGGTTTACCTGTGAGGAAGGAAATGACCGGATATTGATTCCATTAAGTGAGCTGTATCAATAAAGATCTGATGATAGCCGATGCCCTGTTAAAAACAGAGCGAAAATTTGGGACTCTCGGTCTCATTTTCTGTTGCTGTCGGGTTTTGAAGGTGTTATAATAAATGACACAAGAGAAACCATAGACCGGAAAAGTGCGACGAGGGGGAAAACAATGAAGAAACGGATATGCAGTTTGGTGTCTGTCCTGTGCCTGATGTCAGCCATGCTTCCCATGACTGCATTTGCAGAAGCCAGCACCACCGCAGAAGAGATGACAGAAGAGGCGCTGGAGGCTGCGCCTGCAGAGGACGACATTGCGGAAATGCAGATGGAAGAGAAACTGGCAGCTGTGCCTGCAGCGGACGACATGGAGGATGCGAAGACGGAAGAGGCGCTGGAGGCTGCGCCTGCAGCGGATGACATCGCGGAAATGACGGCAGAAGAGGGAATGATCGCCGCATTTGCAGCGGATGGCATTGCGGAAGTGACGACGAAAAAGGAAATGCAGACGGCACTTGCAGATGACAGCGTGACAGAGATTCATGTCATTCAGGATATGGCATTTACGGATTCGATAGACAGCAGTAAGGTGATCGAGGTTGAACCGGATGTAACCTTAACGGTGGGGGGTATCAAACGACCGTATCCGGTACGATTGTAAATAATGGTACGATCAGAGTGACCAGCAGCGGTAAATGCACCTGGAAGGCGGCGACCAGCGGAAGCGGAAAGCTTGTGGCGGCGAATGTCAAGTGGGGAGAGTACCAGACTTATGTGGATTATGGATGCGTGCCGGAATCCATGATGGAAAATTGCCAGATTAATATTGTGAAGGATCTTTCGGTCCGGCCGACAGTCAGCCTGCCGGAGAATATGCAGGTCGGGGACACGATCACACCGACCGTCACGAATCTGATCGATGGTGTGGACATTGCGAAAGTGTTCAAATACACATGGAAGAATGGAAACAGCAGCCAGGTTTATAATGGCGCAGCGACTCCCACGCTGACAGCGAAGGGAACATTGAAGCTGAACCTTGCGGCGGAGAAACCATATGTCATGTGTTCTTCTTCGGGATCTTATGGAAGCATCGATGCATCGGGAACAGTTGCGGCAAAGCTGCTTGATGTGGTGTATGTGGATGCGTCGAATGGCAAGGATTCGAATATGGGTGACAGCACGGCGGCTGCAGTAAAAACCCTTGGAGCAGCAGCTGATAAAATGAAAGATGGCGGAACCATCGTGCTTTGCGGAGATTATTCCGGTTCCATGACATACATAGAAAAGAATGTGACGATCAGAAGCACCGGGGAGAATCCGGTGAAACTGGCGCTGTCAGATTTCAGTGGCCTGATGATCGCCGCAGGCGTGAACGTGACCCTGGATCATATTGATCTGGCAGGAACTACCGTATCTGCTTACGGAAGCGGAACAGACAGGACGATGGTATTCCATCATTGTACAGGAGAGACGACGCTTACCAATGGGAATGCGCAGTTTGGCTCTGTGACACTGAGTAACAGCAATCTGTCCGGTTATCTCTATGCGGCAGACAGCCTGACAATGCATGCTTCGACTTTTTCCGGGCAGTTTGTGACAGACAATTTTGTGGCGACAGGCAGCAATCAGATCGTCTCAAAGAAGAATGCACCGGTCAGAATAAACGGAACGATCACAACAGAATCACCGGTAACGATCGCACCGGCAGTGCTGGAGCGGGGAGAAAAGCTGGTAGAGGTGGCAAAAGATTCTGCGGTTGATACAGCGGATCATTTTGCGCTTACAGATGATCAGAATGGGAAGTATGTGCTCAAATGCAGAATCCGTTATAATGGTACCTATATTGGACTGTCGGAGCGTGTGGAAACGCAGGATGGCAGATTTGCGGTTTCTGATGAACCGGTGATCGGGCAGGAAGTGAAAGATCCTGCGGTAAACTTCAACCGCCCGGAATTTGGGTCAGCAGCCATATCGCTTAAGAGCGCCGTATGGAGCGGTTATACAGATGTGGATGGGAAAACGTGGAGCCTGGGGGATATCCCGGAACTGACGATCACACTGAGTACAGATGTATATGATAATCCATTTTCTCATTTTGATGATACGTTTGATGCCGCCAAACTGAAAATATGCACCTGGGCAGATACGGATGAAATGTCCCGTTTTGATGACGAACTGGTGAATGCGGCGGCAGTGTGCCTTGTGAAAGAGGGACAGGGGGTCAGTGATGATGGCCGGACGTTTACCTTTACGGTAAGATATCCGGAAGTCACCAGACTGTCGCAGCAGATCGCGGTAGATACCGTGGAGCGGACGGCAAATTGCGGGGATGTGCTGGAGGCAAGAGAAGCAGCTGCGCAGAGTAAGATCCCCTATGAGAGCAGTGACCCGGAGGTTGCGTCCGTGGATGCACAGACCGGAAAGATCACGGTGCATAAGGCCGGTAGGGTAATGATCACCCTTCGGGCAGAACAGACAGATGTATACGAAGCAGCAGAGACAAAGTATCCGCTCATCGTAACACATGCGTTTTCTTCTGAATGGAAACATGATGATAAAGAGCATTGGAAGGAATGTGCGTGTGGAGAAAAGGGTGAAGTGGGCTCCCATTCTGGCGGGAAAGCAGATACCGCCCATAAAGCGGACTGTGCGATCTGTGGCACCGCGTATGGAGAGATAGCGAAAGCGGATGATACGCAGTCAACAGGCCATACGGATAATAGCGGAACCCGGCAGCAGGATAATGGCAATCAGAGAGCGGTGGCGACCGGAGATGACCAGCCTGTGATGATGTGGGCAATGTTGCTTCTGATCAGTGGGCTGGCTGTGGCAGCAGGAATGCGGAAAAGAAAAAACAGAGGATAGGAGCATAACCCGGACAGGTTTCAGAAACGATACAGCAAAAAGCAGTCGGAAAATTGACTGCTTTTTTGCTGCATCGGCGTGAATCTGGTATGGGGCAAAAAACGGAATGTTGCCAACATGCTCCCGGCGGTGCATTCTGCTCGATGGATCGATACGCTTCTGCTGTTTACGCAGCATTATTTTCTGTGCTATAATCATTTCAATAAGTTCGTGTAACACGCATCGAACCCGAAGAACCGGACGGCACAGAACCGGCCGAAGCATGGGGCAGAACAATGAAGAAGATTAAACTGACAGAAAGTGATAAAACGGGGCTGCTGGCTGCGCTGGCGGTCTGTCTGATCGGCATACTGGTGGCGGTGGTCATTGTGGTGGGTGTCGATATCTATCGCAAGCATACCTACACCTGCGCAATCCCGCCGGACGGGTACCGCATCATCGACATGAAACGAGAGACACATACGTCTTATTCCGTCAATGGAGACAACACCGAGGAGGTCTATATCCTTTCGGTCGAATACGAAGTGGACGGGAACAGCTACACAGATACGATACAAATTCTTGCCGGGACCAACTTTGCAGCTGAACTGCACGGCAGGTACATCGCTGACGATGCGCCGGAACAGGTGCTGGGCGATATTTTCTATTCTGCCAGGGATCCTTCCCATATCGGACGGTATGGGGATGATTCGATTTTTGTGGAATAAGGGTGGAAAACAGGCGATGGCTGCGATTTCTGAAATTGTGAGGGTAAGAAGATGAATGATCAGTGGGTCGAATTTGCAATCCGGATCCAGAGTATTGCGCAGGCGGGGCTTCAGTACGGAAAAGACCAGTCCGTGGCATCCAATGCGGAAAAGAAAGGAAGAAAACATCATGAATATTACCTATGCAGAGGCAAAAGATATCGCCGCCATCGCTGCGGTGGAGGCAGCGTGCTTCCCACCTGCGGAAGCGGCAACGGAAAAGGAATTTGTGGAAAGAGTCACATATTACGGCAGCCATTTTTGGCTGCTTTATAAAGAGGGAAAGCTGATCGCGTTTGTGGACGGATTTGTGACGGACGAGCCGGATCTGACGGATGAAATGTATGCCCATGCGTCGATGCACAACGAAAATGGCGCATGGCAGATGATCTTTGGGGTCAATACCCTGCCGGACTATCGCCGACACGGATATGCCGGGGAACTGCTCCGCCGTGCCATCGCCGATGCGAAGCAGCAGGGACGAAAGGGACTTGTGCTGACCTGCAAGGAAAGGCTTCTTCCTTATTATGCCAAATTTGGTTTTGTTGACGAAGGGGTGACGGATAAATCCACCCACGGAAATGTCCAGTGGCATCAGATGCGGCTGACCTTCTGATAAGAATTTCCGATAAATAAAAGTGCAGAAATGTATGTAATATTCCCATACATCTCTGCACTTTCTTTGTAAATGGGGGATGCTTTTATGACAGCAGGGAAGCGATGACCTCGTTTACCAGCTTGCCGTCTGCCTTGCCTTTGACCCTGGGCATAAGCTCTTTCATGATCTTGCCCTTGTCCTTGGCGGTGGGCGTCTCGATGCCGAGTCCTGCCAGCACCTCAGCGGCAACGGCGCGGATCTCTGCCTCGTCCATCATGTGAGGAGCGAACTCCTGGAGCACGGCGATGCGGCTCTTGCACTCTTCGATAATGTCGGTACGATCCGGCGGGGTCAGTTCCAGCGTCTCCTGGGTCTGCTTGATCTCTTTTAAGATGACCTGGTTCTCTTCCTCTTCGGTCAGATCTGCGCGCTTATCGATGGCCTTGTTTTTCAGAGCGGATAAAAGCGCGGAAAGGGAATCCTTACGGTCTTTGTCTCTTGCCTTCATGGCAGCAACCATGGCACTTCTTACTTCATCAATTTTGCTCATTGTTCATTCCTCCTGTTGAAATCTAATTATAGCACTGGTGCCCGGAATTGAAAAGGGTTACGTGGCCGGTAGCTGTTCTGTGATCTGCAAGGTGTTTTCCGGGGAACTGCCCGGGCATTTTGGTGTGCAGACGGACAGTACATAGGAATCCCGCAGCAGCCGCTGCTGAAAACACAGGTCTTCGTCCGAACCGATGACCGTTCCCTTGGGGCTGATCCGGAAGGAAAAAGAGGACAGCCGCACGGACATGCCGGTGCCGGACTGCTTGATGCGGCTTTCTTTCAGCGTCCAGAACCGGAAAAACCACTCCTGGCGTTTCTCCTCCGTGGTGCTGAAGGCTTCCAGCTGGGCCTGTTCTTCGGGCGTCAGCACCCGGTGCAGCAGGTGATCCCGGAAGGGCCGGATGTGTTCCACGTCAATGCCCACCGGAAACGGCGCAAAGGCGCAGGCCACCAGACCGTGGCAATGGCTGATGTTGAAATGGATATCCGGGTATGCGGCGAGGGTCGGCTTCTTGTGCGGGCCGACAGTGATCCAGGTGTCGGGTACAGCCATGGGTGTTTGCCTGTCCGCTGTTACGTTTGCCATCTGTCTCTTGCTATGGTCAGGTGCGATTGACGTTCTAAGATCGCTATCGTCAGTACCAGTCGTTGTGGCTCGTTGACCGGTATCAGATACGCGATCAGTTTCAGCTGTTCCGGGAAATGGAGTCTCTTGTACGCTGATTCCATACAGTTCTTTCAACCCCACCGCCAGCAATTCCCGTCCGATCCGATGCTCCAGTGCAGGCACCTTTTCACCGGGCGCGGGGGTGTAAAACCGGGTATAAACAGTGATCATCGGGCGATCACATCCGGCAGAGCGACATCATCCAGCATGCGCAGCTGCTCAAATCCTACGCTGCCGCCGGAGATGACGAAGCATACCTTTTCTTCCGGCTGAACGTGGATCAATCCTGCCAGGACAGCACCGATGCCGATGGCGGAGGACGGTTCGCACAGCAGTTTCCCTTCCATGAGAAGCAGCTTCATAGCCTGCAGCGTATCGCGGTCTTCCACAGGAACCACACCATCCGCATGGGCCTGCACGCAGGGGAAACATTTTTCACCGGGCATCTGGGCCACCAGCGCATCCGCGATGGAAGATTTCTGTTCCACCTTGGTGCGGGCATGGTTTCGCAGGCTGGTGCTGTAACGGGGCAGGACTGCCGGTTCCGCACCGTATACAAGCGTCTTCGGGGAAATCCCCTTCACGGCTGTGGAAATGCCGGAAAGCAGACCGCCGCCGCTGGTGGGAACGATGACCCTGGAAAGCGCGGGGCACTGGGTGATCAGCTCCAGCCCTGCCGTTCCCTGCCCGGCCATGATCTCCTCATCGTCATAGGGCGGCACCATGACCGCACCCCGCTCCTGGCAGAGCGCCTGGGCGATCTGAAAACGCTGGGACGTCTCGCACTGGACAATTTCGGCGCCCAGTGCGCGGATGGCTTCTACCTTCACCAGCGGTGCGGTGTAGGGCATCACGATGGTGGCTTTGGTGTGCAGCATTCTGGCCGTGTAGGCTACGGCTTTTCCGTGATTACCGGAGGAGGCGGCCACGATGCCGCGCTGCAGCTGTTCTTCTGTCAGCTGGCAGATCTTGTTCAGGGCGCCCCGCAGCTTGAAGGCGCCGGTGATCTGCATGCATTCCGCCTTGGCGTACACCTGGCAGCCCAGATAGGCGTCCAGGCTGTGCAGCCGCAGCAAAGGCGTCTCGGTGATGTAAGGAGCGATGCGCTCTTTTGCTTTTTGAATATCGTTCAATGTGATTGACATGACAGTAGCTCCCTTTCTGATGGGTTAGTACTTTTGCAGAAATTCTTCTGCGGGCATGGGTTTCCCGTACAGGTATCCCTGGGCGAAGGTACAGCCGGAGGACAGCAGGTAGTCGGCCTGCTCTTTTGTCTCCACGCCTTCGGCCAGAATGTGGAGATCCAGACTTTGGGCCAGCTGGATGATGAACTGAATGATCTCTGCATGGCGTTTGCTGTGGGCGGCGGACACGAGGAAATACCGGTCCAGCTTCAGCAGGTCGATGGGCATCTCTGCCACCATGGCCAGGGAGGATTCCCCCTGTTCCGAAGTCATCCATTTCAATGAAAAATCCGGCTTCCCGAAGCTCGGAAAGTACGTGGAAAATATGCTGAGAATCATGGACATAAGCCCGCTCCGTCACTTCCAGGTGCAGCGCTGCAGCATTTAGTTCATATTTTTTCAGTAAGCTCTGGAGTGTCTGCTGCAGATCCTTCTGGTACAGATCGCCCCGTGCCACATTGACGGAAATGGGAAAGACTTTTTTGCCGGCCTTTTGCCGTTGCTGCAGCAGCCGACAGGTGTCCTCCCACACGTATTTGTCCAGCGGATAGATTTCTCCGGCCTCTTCCAGAAGGGGGATAAACTGATCCGGCGGAATAAAACCAAACTCCGGGTGGATCCAGCGGATCAGTGATTCGGCACCGATGACTTCTCCGGTGCGCATATCGACCTTGGGCTGCACATACAGGTGAAACTGCCGGTCTTCCAGCGCCTGCTGTACCTGATTGCGCATCTGGGTTTCCCTGATGAGCCGCTCCTGCAGGGTCTGATCATAAAAAGCGATCCGCTGTTTGGTTTTTCCGTCAATGGTATCTGCGGCCAGCCTCGCCCGGTCGCAGAGGAGTTCCACGGAAACGGAACGGTCTTTTGTGGAGCAGACGCCGATTTTTCCATGTACCCGCACGGGGAGCGGATAGGTTTGAAAATAACGGCTGACTTCTTCATGCAGGGCAGTTTTCAGCTGATGGTTTGTCTTCATCAGCGCCCGCTGGGAGTTGATGAGCTGGTTGTTCATCTGCTGAATGCGGGAATATTCGTCCGTGTAAGGCATCTGCAGGTGATCTTGGGCCCAGTTCAGATATTTTACATAAAGATCGGTAAACCGGGTGAAGCCCTGCTCGTCCGTCACGCGGACGAGAAAGACCAGATGATACCTGGGGAACGGGCAGAGAATGGCACAGAACGATTCCGTCCCGCCTTTCAGCTGCCACAAAGAAACGCTTTGCACCTGATTTTCCAGGGCATCGGGAAGCGGCAGCAGCTCCGGGTTTTCCAGCAATTCCGGCAGACGGGCACCCTCTGACAGCGGACAGGTGGGAGAGCTGTCCATGATTTTCACAATATTCCATTGGTGGTCGCACAGAAAATACAGTATTTCATGATAAGTGTTTCGAGGGCAGAAGCCGGTTGGCTTCGGTGAGCAGTTGGCGGGCATCGGTGGTGTACAGATCAACGGGCCACTGGTTCCAGATGTCGTGGGTGCTCTGGAATGCCTTGCCGCCCACAGCGATTTTCAGCGTGGGAAAGGCAGCCCGGATGGCGTCCACCAGATCCCGGCACGTCATAAGATGCTGGGGCATGGTGACGGACAGCGCCACCAGATCGGGAGTCTGCTCCCCGATGCTTTGTAGCATGGCATCCACAGGAACGGCGGCACCGAGATAGGTGCTGTCCCAACCGTCGTTTTCGAACAGGTCAGCCACCATGCGGGAACCCATTTCATGAAGCTCGGTGCCGGGACAGGCGCACAGGATCCGCCGGTTTTTGCGCTCGCTGGAAAATAACTGCGGATACATCTGGGACATGGCCATCTGGGTGACGGAGGTGCAGTAATGTTCCTCCGCAACAGAGATCCGGGCAGTGTGCCACAGATCGCCGACACGGTGCATGCTTTCAGCCAGAATTTCCACATAAATATCATTCAGCGGGATGCCCTTTTCCAGAAACTGCTGGATGAGATACAGCGCCTGGCGGGTATCCTCCCGCAGCAGACTGTTCATATACTGTTCAATCTCGGCTTCATAGGGCGAAGACGCTGCGCTTTCGGTATGGGAAAACGGCGTCGCCTTCCCGGATACCGGCTTGGGCACAGTCGATGAGGGCAAAAAGGGCTGCCTGCTTTTCTGCGGGAATGACTTCGCTGATCGCCTGCCGGATATGTTCAAAATGCCGGAAGACGTAATCCTCGGTCTTTTCAGGCAGGTTGTCCTTCAGCACCGATTTCATCAGGCGCAGCAGCCAGCTGGCATAATCCTTCATGATTTTATCATCGTTCAGAACGTATGCGGTGTACAGAAAATCAATGTTGTAGCGGGTATCCCGGTAAATGATCCGCTGTACATGCTTTGGCAGTGCGTCAAAATAGGCCGCCTGTTCCTTCTGGCAGTGGTCGAAAGCCGTATCCACCAGATGTAGAAATTCCGGTTCGTGTTCCATCCATAATAAACTC
Above is a window of Oscillospiraceae bacterium NTUH-002-81 DNA encoding:
- a CDS encoding ATP-binding protein, with the translated sequence MFYGRENEIKKLCAMFRADGQRISLIYGRRRIGKSELIKQVLKETDCKSIYYECKQTTEQNNTESLAELIGETFDYPKPTFENMEALLRFLFQKSEKEPLILVLDEYPYLRENTKGLDSVLQSVIDHYKDTSHMKLIVCGSYVDTMKALLEKQNPLYGRIDLTLNLKPMDYFESALFYPAFSEEDKVRLFSVFGGIPYYNRLIDAKKSVRENIIDLIASPGARLENEVSMYLNAEISKITNANEVFEALAKGFSRYKDILDQSNVSSGPALIDVLDKLMRMDVVAKEAPINDENNKKKSGYFISDNLSLFYYKYIFRNMSRMNIMDADVFYDRYIADDFETKHVPRIFERICKQYLIRRNRKGLMDEIFEKIGKYYYDDPVEKKNGEFDIVTQDDKGYIFYEAKFRKEPVTESSVQNEIRQVKQTGLECYRYGFFSRAGFTCEEGNDRILIPLSELYQ
- a CDS encoding Ig-like domain-containing protein yields the protein MTSSGKCTWKAATSGSGKLVAANVKWGEYQTYVDYGCVPESMMENCQINIVKDLSVRPTVSLPENMQVGDTITPTVTNLIDGVDIAKVFKYTWKNGNSSQVYNGAATPTLTAKGTLKLNLAAEKPYVMCSSSGSYGSIDASGTVAAKLLDVVYVDASNGKDSNMGDSTAAAVKTLGAAADKMKDGGTIVLCGDYSGSMTYIEKNVTIRSTGENPVKLALSDFSGLMIAAGVNVTLDHIDLAGTTVSAYGSGTDRTMVFHHCTGETTLTNGNAQFGSVTLSNSNLSGYLYAADSLTMHASTFSGQFVTDNFVATGSNQIVSKKNAPVRINGTITTESPVTIAPAVLERGEKLVEVAKDSAVDTADHFALTDDQNGKYVLKCRIRYNGTYIGLSERVETQDGRFAVSDEPVIGQEVKDPAVNFNRPEFGSAAISLKSAVWSGYTDVDGKTWSLGDIPELTITLSTDVYDNPFSHFDDTFDAAKLKICTWADTDEMSRFDDELVNAAAVCLVKEGQGVSDDGRTFTFTVRYPEVTRLSQQIAVDTVERTANCGDVLEAREAAAQSKIPYESSDPEVASVDAQTGKITVHKAGRVMITLRAEQTDVYEAAETKYPLIVTHAFSSEWKHDDKEHWKECACGEKGEVGSHSGGKADTAHKADCAICGTAYGEIAKADDTQSTGHTDNSGTRQQDNGNQRAVATGDDQPVMMWAMLLLISGLAVAAGMRKRKNRG
- a CDS encoding NUDIX hydrolase N-terminal domain-containing protein; protein product: MNDQWVEFAIRIQSIAQAGLQYGKDQSVASNAEKKGRKHHEYYLCRGKRYRRHRCGGGSVLPTCGSGNGKGICGKSHILRQPFLAAL
- a CDS encoding GNAT family N-acetyltransferase; amino-acid sequence: MEAACFPPAEAATEKEFVERVTYYGSHFWLLYKEGKLIAFVDGFVTDEPDLTDEMYAHASMHNENGAWQMIFGVNTLPDYRRHGYAGELLRRAIADAKQQGRKGLVLTCKERLLPYYAKFGFVDEGVTDKSTHGNVQWHQMRLTF
- a CDS encoding GatB/YqeY domain-containing protein, with amino-acid sequence MSKIDEVRSAMVAAMKARDKDRKDSLSALLSALKNKAIDKRADLTEEEENQVILKEIKQTQETLELTPPDRTDIIEECKSRIAVLQEFAPHMMDEAEIRAVAAEVLAGLGIETPTAKDKGKIMKELMPRVKGKADGKLVNEVIASLLS
- a CDS encoding 4'-phosphopantetheinyl transferase superfamily protein, whose amino-acid sequence is MITVYTRFYTPAPGEKVPALEHRIGRELLAVGLKELYGISVQETPFPGTAETDRVSDTGQRATTTGTDDSDLRTSIAPDHSKRQMANVTADRQTPMAVPDTWITVGPHKKPTLAAYPDIHFNISHCHGLVACAFAPFPVGIDVEHIRPFRDHLLHRVLTPEEQAQLEAFSTTEEKRQEWFFRFWTLKESRIKQSGTGMSVRLSSFSFRISPKGTVIGSDEDLCFQQRLLRDSYVLSVCTPKCPGSSPENTLQITEQLPAT
- a CDS encoding threonine/serine dehydratase, whose translation is MSITLNDIQKAKERIAPYITETPLLRLHSLDAYLGCQVYAKAECMQITGAFKLRGALNKICQLTEEQLQRGIVAASSGNHGKAVAYTARMLHTKATIVMPYTAPLVKVEAIRALGAEIVQCETSQRFQIAQALCQERGAVMVPPYDDEEIMAGQGTAGLELITQCPALSRVIVPTSGGGLLSGISTAVKGISPKTLVYGAEPAVLPRYSTSLRNHARTKVEQKSSIADALVAQMPGEKCFPCVQAHADGVVPVEDRDTLQAMKLLLMEGKLLCEPSSAIGIGAVLAGLIHVQPEEKVCFVISGGSVGFEQLRMLDDVALPDVIAR
- a CDS encoding EAL domain-containing protein, producing MTSEQGESSLAMVAEMPIDLLKLDRYFLVSAAHSKRHAEIIQFIIQLAQSLDLHILAEGVETKEQADYLLSSGCTFAQGYLYGKPMPAEEFLQKY
- a CDS encoding cobalamin-dependent protein (Presence of a B(12) (cobalamin)-binding domain implies dependence on cobalamin itself, in one of its several forms, or in some unusual lineages, dependence on a cobalamin-like analog.); translated protein: MPSSTVPKPVSGKATPFSHTESAASSPYEAEIEQYMNSLLREDTRQALYLIQQFLEKGIPLNDIYVEILAESMHRVGDLWHTARISVAEEHYCTSVTQMAMSQMYPQLFSSERKNRRILCACPGTELHEMGSRMVADLFENDGWDSTYLGAAVPVDAMLQSIGEQTPDLVALSVTMPQHLMTCRDLVDAIRAAFPTLKIAVGGKAFQSTHDIWNQWPVDLYTTDARQLLTEANRLLPSKHLS